In bacterium BMS3Abin02, the genomic stretch CTTCGCTCCACAGGCCAAGCCCGACCGCAACCGGCAGGACGGGCTGCACTTGAGCCAGTTCGGCTTCGGACATGCCCAGTCTGCCGAACTTGAGTGTGTCGTCGCCAACGATCCGAACTGCTTCGACCGGCAGATCCAACGACTGGCCCATCCGGTTGGCCAGGTGTGGGAGGCGTGCGCCGTTGCCGGAGATGAGAATCCTGTCGACCGCGTTGCCACCGGACTCCGCGCGGTAGTAGTCGATGGAACCGCGAACCTCTTCGATCAGAGCGTCGGTCTCTTCCGTGAGCGCT encodes the following:
- a CDS encoding competence protein A, with the protein product MNIGAGVTQVAIVRSGTVRFLRIVPIGGEQFTRVLAEALALDFQEAERRKRKTGVTPDGDVASEPDEGKRALTEETDALIEEVRGSIDYYRAESGGNAVDRILISGNGARLPHLANRMGQSLDLPVEAVRIVGDDTLKFGRLGMSEAELAQVQPVLPVAVGLGLWSED